A stretch of Henckelia pumila isolate YLH828 chromosome 4, ASM3356847v2, whole genome shotgun sequence DNA encodes these proteins:
- the LOC140863965 gene encoding receptor protein kinase CLAVATA1: protein MRKSSLLLLFFVFFQAVISLHAYSDLDTLLKLKSSLVGFSGSGLEEWVAPPLPSPSAHCSFLGVTCDAKGRVVALNVTKLPLFGTLAPEIGLLSELVNLTLAGNNLTGSLPVEISNLAWLKCLNLSWNFFNGTFRGEMLVKLSELEVFDIYNNEFTGELPVEFVKLKKLKFLKLAGNYFSGWIPEIYSEFESLTHLALQGNSLTGKIPASLARIPNLRELYLGYYNTYEGGIPPEFGSISTLQLLDLGMCNLTGEIPGSLGNLKHLHTLFVQVNNLTGLIPSELSGMISLMSLDISINNLSGEIPSSFAELNNLTLLNLFQNKFQGPLPGFIGDLPNLEVLQIWNNNFTMGLPENLGRNGRLFLLDVTKNHLTGTIPKDLCKGGRLKTLILMDNSFYGPIPDEIGECESLSRIRIKKNYLNGTIPAGFFRLPLLDMLELNDNFFTGELPEDISATTLGSLSLSNNWISGKIPPAIGNLINLEILSLDVNKFSGEIPNEIFKLKKLTMLNFSGNSLTGEIPASVADSSHLTFIDLSQNNLNGAIPRSIPGLQNLNVLNLSRNRLEGSIPSEIGSMKSLTVLDLSYNDLSGKKPLTGLLRDLDDRFFIGNPKLCFSNSSYCPSASSPSQDSQKTRSSNMVIVIIVLITVLLLLPVSWIIVRKRRLERSRTWKLTAFQRLDFKAEDVLECLKEENIIGKGGAGIVYRGSMPNGIDIAIKQLIGRGRGNSYNDHGFMAEIQTLGSIKHRNIVRLLGYLSKKDTNLLLYEYMSHGSLGELLHGTKGAHLQWESRSRIAMEAAKGLCYLHHDCSPSIIHRDVKSNNILLDSDYEAHVADFGLAKFLHDADASECMSSIAGSYGYIAPEYAYTLKVDQKSDVYSFGVVMLELITGKKPVGEFGDGVDIVRWVRKKASELAQPSDTATLLAVVDCRLTGYQVTGAVNLFKIAMMCVEDESSARPTMREVVHMLTNPPQSAPNFLKL, encoded by the exons ATGAGAAAATCTtcgcttcttcttcttttcttcgtCTTTTTCCAAGCAGTGATATCTCTCCATGCATACTCCGACCTTGATACCTTGTTGAAGCTCAAGTCATCACTGGTCGGGTTTTCGGGTTCGGGTCTGGAAGAATGGGTCGCTCCGCCGTTGCCGTCTCCGTCGGCTCATTGTTCGTTTCTAGGCGTGACTTGCGATGCCAAAGGACGCGTGGTGGCTCTTAACGTCACCAAACTACCATTATTCGGCACGTTGGCGCCGGAAATCGGGCTGCTCAGCGAGCTTGTCAATCTCACGCTGGCTGGAAATAATCTCACTGGGTCTCTGCCTGTGGAGATTTCCAACTTGGCTTGGTTAAAATGCTTGAATTTGAGTTGGAACTTTTTCAACGGCACGTTTCGTGGAGAAATGTTGGTGAAACTATCCGAGCTTGAAGTGTTTGATATCTACAACAATGAGTTTACGGGGGAGCTCCCTGTTGAGTTTGTGAAGTTGAAGAAGCTGAAGTTTCTTAAACTGGCTGGGAATTATTTTTCGGGGTGGATCCCGGAGATTTACTCTGAGTTTGAAAGCTTGACGCACTTGGCATTACAGGGAAATAGCTTGACGGGGAAAATTCCTGCTAGCTTGGCTAGGATACCGAATCTTCGCGAGCTGTATCTTGGGTATTATAACACCTATGAAGGTGGGATTCCGCCGGAGTTTGGCTCAATTTCTACGCTTCAGCTTCTTGATCTCGGAATGTGCAATCTAACCGGAGAGATCCCGGGAAGTCTTGGAAATCTCAAGCATTTGCACACTTTGTTTGTTCAG GTGAATAATCTGACGGGTCTGATTCCATCGGAGCTCTCCGGTATGATAAGCTTGATGTCATTAGACATCTCCATTAACAACCTCAGCGGGGAAATTCCGTCGAGTTTTGCAGAGCTGAATAATTTGACGCTGCTCAATTTGTTTCAAAACAAATTCCAGGGGCCTCTTCCGGGGTTCATCGGCGATCTTCCGAATCTTGAAGTTTTACAGATATGGAACAATAATTTCACGATGGGTTTACCTGAAAATCTAGGAAGGAATGGAAGGTTGTTTCTGCTGGATGTGACCAAGAATCATCTAACGGGAACTATACCCAAGGACTTGTGTAAAGGTGGAAGgttgaaaactttgattttGATGGATAACTCTTTCTATGGTCCGATTCCGGATGAAATTGGTGAGTGCGAGTCTCTGAGTCGTATCAGAATCAAGAAGAATTACTTGAATGGAACTATTCCGGCAGGGTTTTTCCGGTTGCCGCTGCTGGACATGCTCGAACTGAACGATAACTTCTTCACCGGAGAGCTGCCTGAAGATATATCTGCTACCACTCTAGGAAGTCTTTCGTTGTCTAATAATTGGATTTCAGGGAAGATTCCTCCAGCTATCGGGAACTTGATAAATCTTGAGATATTATCACTCGATGTAAACAAGTTTTCTGGTGAGATTCCGAACGAAATTTTCAAACTCAAGAAACTTACTATGCTAAATTTCAGTGGCAACAGCTTGACCGGGGAAATTCCAGCTTCAGTTGCCGATAGTTCCCACTTGACATTCATTGATCTAAGCCAAAACAATCTAAATGGCGCAATTCCCAGAAGCATTCCAGGACTGCAGAATCTGAATGTTCTCAACTTGTCAAGAAACCGACTCGAGGGATCGATTCCTAGTGAGATTGGTTCGATGAAAAGCTTGACTGTATTAGACCTTTCTTACAATGATTTATCCGGAAAAAAGCCCTTGACGGGGCTTCTGCGTGACCTGGATGACCGGTTTTTCATCGGAAATCCCAAGCTCTGTTTTTCCAACAGCTCCTATTGTCCATCAGCCTCAAGCCCATCCCAAGATTCCCAAAAAACACGTTCATCAAACATGGTTATTGTAATCATCGTCTTGATTACTGTTCTGTTACTGCTTCCTGTAAGTTGGATTATAGTCCGAAAGAGAAGGCTGGAGAGATCAAGAACCTGGAAACTAACGGCATTCCAGAGGCTAGACTTTAAAGCAGAGGATGTGCTTGAATGCTTGAAAGAAGAGAACATAATAGGCAAAGGAGGAGCCGGGATTGTCTACCGAGGCTCCATGCCTAATGGAATAGACATTgcaataaaacaattaatcgGACGTGGGCGTGGTAACAGCTACAATGATCATGGATTCATGGCAGAAATTCAGACACTTGGAAGTATCAAACACCGGAACATTGTAAGACTCCTAGGATACTTGTCGAAGAAGGATACCAATCTCTTGCTGTATGAATACATGTCACATGGAAGCTTAGGGGAGTTGTTACATGGTACGAAGGGCGCTCATTTGCAGTGGGAATCAAGGTCTCGGATCGCAATGGAGGCTGCAAAAGGGTTATGTTACTTGCATCATGATTGTTCGCCTTCAATTATACACAGGGATGTTAAGTCGAATAACATCTTACTTGATTCTGATTACGAGGCTCATGTTGCTGATTTTGGTCTTGCCAAATTCTTGCACGACGCAGATGCTTCCGAGTGCATGTCCTCCATTGCTGGTTCCTATGGTTATATTGCCCCTG AATATGCATACACATTGAAAGTCGATCAGAAGAGTGATGTCTACAGCTTCGGGGTGGTGATGTTAGAACTAATCACCGGTAAGAAGCCCGTGGGGGAATTCGGTGACGGTGTTGACATTGTCCGATGGGTTAGGAAAAAAGCATCAGAGCTAGCACAACCATCAGATACCGCTACACTGCTGGCTGTGGTCGACTGTAGGCTTACCGGATATCAAGTGACCGGTGCCGTTAACTTGTTCAAGATCGCCATGATGTGCGTGGAGGATGAGAGCTCTGCCAGGCCTACTATGAGGGAAGTTGTTCACATGCTCACCAATCCTCCGCAGTCTGCTCCCAATTTTCTAAAACTCTAA
- the LOC140863844 gene encoding uncharacterized protein has product MLGKCLASPLLMFDSTVCFCSYSDSASVASSKLIIKSNIRNSVPTRFVSSSRELHSTAPTQNAVVTDEDENTWESCKQAIGLFGFSDMEVEKILGKAYGRIHSPYWGEERSKESPRFEVVNGILNYLKDLGLTDEDLGKLLKKFPEVLGCSLENELKTNVQILEKEWGIQGKPLRNLLLRNPKVLGYNVDCKGDCMAQCTRCWVRF; this is encoded by the exons ATGCTGGGAAAATGTTTGGCCTCTCCTCTACTGATGTTTGATTCAACAGTTTGCTTCTGTTCTTAT TCTGATTCTGCCTCAGTAGCAAGCAGCAAACTGATTATAAAATCAAACATTCGAAATTCTGTGCCCACACGATTTGTGTCTAGCAGTCGGGAGTTGCATTCAACTGCCCCCACTCAAAATGCAGTTGTAACTGATGAAGATGAGAACACATGGGAATCTTGTAAACAAGCCATTGGCTTGTTCGGATTTTCTGACATGGAAGTAGAGAAAATTCTGGGCAAAGCCTATGGTCGAATTCATTCTCCTTATTGGGGTGAGGAGCGGAGTAAGGAATCTCCAAGATTCGAGGTAGTAAATGGGATACTGAATTATTTAAAGGATTTAGGCCTTACTGATGAAGATCTTGGTAAACTTCTCAAGAAATTCCCTGAGGTACTTGGATGCAGCCTTGAGAATGAACTGAAAACAAATGTGCAGATTTTGGAAAAAGAATGGGGTATACAAGGAAAACCACTGAGAAACCTCCTTCTTCGAAATCCCAAGGTCCTGGGTTACAATGTAGATTGCAAGGGAGACTGCATGGCACAATGTACTCGATGTTGGGTTCGGTTTTAG
- the LOC140861892 gene encoding uncharacterized protein, with translation MKNFIARPFLPICLLQVESEVVESKEQGCSSEKPPEGHKHQYNLNPVSENQSHDNERSHNKVMNIPGLSAEASPLHEFAICIENPGTAQTSSTQDIETSQVTEVAHEEAKTGKGPCKYDLNQEVCSEDIDHIGNQTRTTSIVSASRDATAPGLPVSPVQFEANLGWKDSANKNYSPPTSPGQCSESSEGLTIGVISSTPKLPQGFYNIDLNIAESGDLLQCKQVPACSGLHSGESSMETDSRKSERHDLDLNLTSEDNEDHLPEANDRQPQSHSSSASSKQPVSIIDLNDQPFFLNDSYDLSCSSNVNVTGGTKTDESIISIMAARVKVDSIDLVPQTIPFPNGRTPGLTFDVKVGRTENCFAVGSALPYAHSSVYGYNNIAPVPEVVALPFSSSFYGSGGAVPYMVDSIGSPVIPQVAGAGFSQPLFRIKHDELNPIGWSWPFREQFRSKLWSHG, from the exons ATGAAG AATTTCATCGCCAGACCTTTCTTGCCAATTTGCCTTTTACAGGTTGAGAGTGAAGTTGTAGAATCCAAAGAACAAGGTTGCAGTTCTGAGAAACCACCAGAAGGTCATAAGCATCAATATAACCTGAACCCTGTGAGTGAAAATCAATCTCATGATAATGAACGATCACATAATAAGGTGATGAATATCCCAGGGTTGTCTGCTGAAGCTTCACCACTGCACGAGTTTGCAATTTGCATCGAAAACCCAGGCACGGCACAGACAAGTAGCACCCAAGATATTGAAACCTCTCAAGTCACTGAGGTTGCTCATGAAGAAGCCAAAACCGGAAAGGGCCCATGTAAATATGACTTGAATCAAGAAGTTTGCTCAGAAGATATCGATCATATTGGGAATCAAACTAGAACGACATCTATTGTTTCTGCTTCAAGGGACGCGACCGCTCCTGGACTCCCTGTTTCTCCCGTGCAGTTTGAGGCCAATCTTGGTTGGAAAGATTCAGCTAACAAAAATTATTCTCCTCCTACATCACCTGGCCAATGTTCTGAGAGCAGTGAGGGTCTTACCATTGGGGTTATCAGTAGCACTCCAAAACTGCCCCAAGGATTTTATAATATTGATCTGAACATCGCTGAAAGTGGAGACCTGTTGCAGTGTAAACAAGTTCCTGCATGTTCTGGTCTTCATTCTGGGGAATCTTCCATGGAAACAGATTCAAGAAAATCTGAACGTCATGATTTGGATTTGAATCTTACAAGTGAAGACAATGAAGACCACTTACCCGAAGCAAATGACCGCCAACCTCAGTCTCATTCTTCTTCAGCATCATCGAAGCAGCCTGTTAGCATTATTGATCTGAATGATCAACCATTTTTTCTAAATGATTCTTATGATCTTTCCTGTTCAAGTAATGTGAATGTTACAGGGGGTACTAAAACGGACGAGTCCATAATTTCCATTATGGCAGCAAGAGTGAAGGTCGATTCTATAGATCTTGTTCCACAAACGATTCCCTTTCCAAATGGCCGAACACCAGGGCTTACATTTGATGTTAAAGTGGGTAGGACAGAGAATTGTTTTGCCGTTGGATCTGCTCTTCCATACGCCCATTCCTCAGTTTATGGTTACAATAACATTGCACCTGTTCCGGAAGTTGTTGCTTTGCCTTTCTCCTCCTCTTTTTATGGATCTGGAGGAGCAGTTCCGTACATGGTAGATTCTATAGGATCACCTGTTATCCCCCAAGTTGCTGGCGCTGGTTTCTCTCAACCACTATTTCGTATCAAACATGATGAGCTCAATCCCATCGGATGGAGCTGGCCCTTCAGGGAGCAGTTTCGATCTAAATTGTGGAGCCATGGTTAA
- the LOC140860085 gene encoding endoplasmin homolog isoform X2, whose translation MRKWTIPSVLFLLCLLFLLPDQGRKLHANAEIDVDAPVDPPKVEDKIGAVPHGLSTDSDVVKRESESISRKTLRADAEKFQFQAEVSRLMDIIINSLYSNKDIFLRELISNASDALDKIRFLSLTDKEILGEGDDTKLEIQITLDKEKKTISIRDRGIGMTKEDLIKNLGTIAKSGTSAFVEKMQTSGDLNLIGQFGVGFYSVYLVADYVEVISKHNDDKQHVWESKADGAFAISEDIWNEPLGRGTEIRLHLRDEAQEYLDENKLKELVKRYSEFINFPIHLWASKEVEEELPADEDESSDEEETSESKSEDEGEEDDAEKEEDEKKPKTKKVKKTTYEWELLNDMKAVWLRNPKEVTDEEYEKFYHSLAKDFSEEKPLAWSHFNAEGDVEFRAVLFVPPKAPQDLYESYYNSKKSNLKLYVRRVFISDEFDDLLPKYLNFLKGLVDSDTLPLNVSREMLQQHSSLKTIKKKLIRKALDMIRKLAEEDPDESDKKKDVEESDDSNEKKGQYAKFWNEFGKSIKLGIIEDATNRNRLAKLLRFETTKSDGKLTSLDQYISRMRSGQKDIFYITGTSKEQLEKSPFLERLTKKNYEVIFFTDPVDEYLMQYLMDYEDKKFQNVSKEGLKIGKDSKDKELKESFKDLTKWWKGALASENVDDVKISNRLADSPCVVVTSKYGWSSNMERIMQSQTLSDANKQAYMRGKRVLEINPRHPIIKELRELVVKDPEDESVKQTAQLVYQTALMESGFILNDPKDFASRIYSSVKNSLKISPDAVVEEEDDVEETETESIAKETESTSKTEEEPEFDLKDEL comes from the exons ATGAGGAAGTGGACGATCCCTTCCGTTCTCTTCTTGTTATGCCTTCTGTTTCTCCTTCCGGATCAAG GTAGGAAATTACATGCAAATGCAGAAATTGATGTGGATGCTCCTGTTGATCCGCCCAAAGTGGAAGATAAGATTGGAGCTGTTCCCCATGGATTATCTACAGATTCTGATGTTGTTAAGAG AGAATCTGAGTCCATATCAAGGAAAACTCTTCGTGCCGATGCGGAGAAGTTTCAATTCCAGGCTGAAGTTTCGCGGCTTATGGACATCATTATCAACTCACTTTACAGCAATAAAGATATTTTCTTGAGAGAGTTGATCTCAAATGCTTCTGAT GCACTTGACAAGATTAGATTCCTGTCACTCACCGACAAAGAAATTTTGGGTGAAGGTGATGATACAAAGCTTGAGATTCAG ATTACATTGGACAAAGAGAAGAAAACAATTTCAATTCGTGACAGAGGTATTGGAATGACAAAGGAGGATTTGATCAAGAATTTGGGAACCATTGCCAAATCTGGAACTTCAG CATTTGTAGAAAAAATGCAGACGAGTGGAGATCTTAACCTTATTGGGCAATTTGGTGTTGGATTTTACTCTGTATATCTTGTGGCTGACTACGTTGAAGTGATTAGCAAACATAATGATGATAAACA GCATGTATGGGAGTCAAAGGCTGATGGGGCTTTTGCCATTTCTGAAGATATTTGGAATGAGCCACTTGGACGGGGAACGGAAATTAGGTTGCATCTCAGAGATGAAGCTCAAGAATATTTAGATGAGAACAAACTAAAG GAATTGGTCAAAAGGTATTCTGAATTTATCAACTTCCCAATACACCTCTGGGCTAGCAAAGAAGTGGAGGAAGAGTTACCAGCGGACGAAGATGAGTCAAGTGACGAAGAGGAAACAT CTGAAAGTAAATCTGAGGATGAAGGGGAGGAGGACGATGCTGAGAAAGAAGAGGATGAGAAGAAACCCAAGACAAAGAAAGTTAAGAAAACTACCTATGAGTGGGAACTTTTGAACGATATGAAAGCTGTATGGCTGCGGAATCCGAAAGAAGTCACCGATGAAGAGTACGAGAAATTTTATCACTCTCTGGCCAAG GACTTCAGTGAAGAGAAGCCATTAGCATGGAGTCACTTCAACGCGGAAGGTGATGTCGAGTTCAGGGCTGTGTTGTTTGTGCCACCTAAGGCTCCTCAAGATTTGTATGAGAGTTACTACAACTCGAAGAAGTCCAACTTGAAATTGTATGTCAGGCGGGTGTTCATTTCGGATGAATTTGATGATCTTCTACCCAAGTACCTAAACTTTTTGAAG GGCCTTGTCGATTCTGATACTTTACCACTTAATGTATCAAGAGAAATGCTGCAGCAACACAGCAGCTTGAAAACAATTAAGAAGAAACTCATTCGTAAGGCCCTTGACATGATCCGCAAACTTGCTGAAGAGGATCCCGATGAATCTGATAAAAAGAAAG ATGTTGAAGAATCTGATGACAGCAATGAGAAGAAGGGCCAGTATGCGAAATTTTGGAATGAATTTGGCAAGTCAATCAAGCTTGGTATTATTGAGGATGCCACTAACCGAAACCGCTTAGCAAAACTTCTTCGATTTGAGAC AACAAAATCAGATGGTAAATTGACGTCACTGGATCAATACATATCAAGAATGAGATCAGGACAGAaggatattttttatattactGGAACAAGCAAGGAACAGTTGGAGAAATCTCCATTCCTTGAGAGATTGACAAAGAAGAATTATGAG GTTATTTTTTTCACTGATCCTGTTGATGAATATCTGATGCAATATTTAATGGATTACGaggacaagaaattccaaaatgTATCCAAAGAGGGTCTGAAAATTGGAAAGGATTCGAAAGACAAAGAACTCAAGGAGTCATTCAAGGACCTGACCAAATGGTGGAAGGGTGCTCTGGCCAGTGAGAACGTCGATGATGTGAAGATAAGCAACCGTTTGGCTGACTCGCCATGTGTTgtagtgacatcaaaatatggTTGGAGCTCAAACATGGAAAGGATTATGCAGTCTCAAACGCTATCAGATGCAAATAAGCAAGCTTACATGCGTGGAAAGAGGGTGCTCGAAATTAACCCCCGACACCCTATTATCAAGGAGCTTCGGGAGCTAGTGGTGAAAGATCCTGAG GATGAAAGCGTTAAGCAAACAGCACAACTTGTGTACCAAACCGCCCTTATGGAAAGTGGATTCATACTCAACGATCCAAAGGATTTTGCTAGCCGCATCTACAGTTCAGTGAAAAACAGTCTCAAAATCAGCCCTGACGCAGTAGTCGAGGAGGAAGATGATGTTGAAGAAACTGAGACCGAATCCATTGCAAAAGAAACAGAATCTACTTCCAAGACTGAAGAAGAACCTGAATTTGACTTGAAAGATGAATTGTAG
- the LOC140860085 gene encoding endoplasmin homolog isoform X1 — MRKWTIPSVLFLLCLLFLLPDQGRKLHANAEIDVDAPVDPPKVEDKIGAVPHGLSTDSDVVKRESESISRKTLRADAEKFQFQAEVSRLMDIIINSLYSNKDIFLRELISNASDALDKIRFLSLTDKEILGEGDDTKLEIQITLDKEKKTISIRDRGIGMTKEDLIKNLGTIAKSGTSAFVEKMQTSGDLNLIGQFGVGFYSVYLVADYVEVISKHNDDKQHVWESKADGAFAISEDIWNEPLGRGTEIRLHLRDEAQEYLDENKLKELVKRYSEFINFPIHLWASKEVEEELPADEDESSDEEETSAESKSEDEGEEDDAEKEEDEKKPKTKKVKKTTYEWELLNDMKAVWLRNPKEVTDEEYEKFYHSLAKDFSEEKPLAWSHFNAEGDVEFRAVLFVPPKAPQDLYESYYNSKKSNLKLYVRRVFISDEFDDLLPKYLNFLKGLVDSDTLPLNVSREMLQQHSSLKTIKKKLIRKALDMIRKLAEEDPDESDKKKDVEESDDSNEKKGQYAKFWNEFGKSIKLGIIEDATNRNRLAKLLRFETTKSDGKLTSLDQYISRMRSGQKDIFYITGTSKEQLEKSPFLERLTKKNYEVIFFTDPVDEYLMQYLMDYEDKKFQNVSKEGLKIGKDSKDKELKESFKDLTKWWKGALASENVDDVKISNRLADSPCVVVTSKYGWSSNMERIMQSQTLSDANKQAYMRGKRVLEINPRHPIIKELRELVVKDPEDESVKQTAQLVYQTALMESGFILNDPKDFASRIYSSVKNSLKISPDAVVEEEDDVEETETESIAKETESTSKTEEEPEFDLKDEL; from the exons ATGAGGAAGTGGACGATCCCTTCCGTTCTCTTCTTGTTATGCCTTCTGTTTCTCCTTCCGGATCAAG GTAGGAAATTACATGCAAATGCAGAAATTGATGTGGATGCTCCTGTTGATCCGCCCAAAGTGGAAGATAAGATTGGAGCTGTTCCCCATGGATTATCTACAGATTCTGATGTTGTTAAGAG AGAATCTGAGTCCATATCAAGGAAAACTCTTCGTGCCGATGCGGAGAAGTTTCAATTCCAGGCTGAAGTTTCGCGGCTTATGGACATCATTATCAACTCACTTTACAGCAATAAAGATATTTTCTTGAGAGAGTTGATCTCAAATGCTTCTGAT GCACTTGACAAGATTAGATTCCTGTCACTCACCGACAAAGAAATTTTGGGTGAAGGTGATGATACAAAGCTTGAGATTCAG ATTACATTGGACAAAGAGAAGAAAACAATTTCAATTCGTGACAGAGGTATTGGAATGACAAAGGAGGATTTGATCAAGAATTTGGGAACCATTGCCAAATCTGGAACTTCAG CATTTGTAGAAAAAATGCAGACGAGTGGAGATCTTAACCTTATTGGGCAATTTGGTGTTGGATTTTACTCTGTATATCTTGTGGCTGACTACGTTGAAGTGATTAGCAAACATAATGATGATAAACA GCATGTATGGGAGTCAAAGGCTGATGGGGCTTTTGCCATTTCTGAAGATATTTGGAATGAGCCACTTGGACGGGGAACGGAAATTAGGTTGCATCTCAGAGATGAAGCTCAAGAATATTTAGATGAGAACAAACTAAAG GAATTGGTCAAAAGGTATTCTGAATTTATCAACTTCCCAATACACCTCTGGGCTAGCAAAGAAGTGGAGGAAGAGTTACCAGCGGACGAAGATGAGTCAAGTGACGAAGAGGAAACAT CAGCTGAAAGTAAATCTGAGGATGAAGGGGAGGAGGACGATGCTGAGAAAGAAGAGGATGAGAAGAAACCCAAGACAAAGAAAGTTAAGAAAACTACCTATGAGTGGGAACTTTTGAACGATATGAAAGCTGTATGGCTGCGGAATCCGAAAGAAGTCACCGATGAAGAGTACGAGAAATTTTATCACTCTCTGGCCAAG GACTTCAGTGAAGAGAAGCCATTAGCATGGAGTCACTTCAACGCGGAAGGTGATGTCGAGTTCAGGGCTGTGTTGTTTGTGCCACCTAAGGCTCCTCAAGATTTGTATGAGAGTTACTACAACTCGAAGAAGTCCAACTTGAAATTGTATGTCAGGCGGGTGTTCATTTCGGATGAATTTGATGATCTTCTACCCAAGTACCTAAACTTTTTGAAG GGCCTTGTCGATTCTGATACTTTACCACTTAATGTATCAAGAGAAATGCTGCAGCAACACAGCAGCTTGAAAACAATTAAGAAGAAACTCATTCGTAAGGCCCTTGACATGATCCGCAAACTTGCTGAAGAGGATCCCGATGAATCTGATAAAAAGAAAG ATGTTGAAGAATCTGATGACAGCAATGAGAAGAAGGGCCAGTATGCGAAATTTTGGAATGAATTTGGCAAGTCAATCAAGCTTGGTATTATTGAGGATGCCACTAACCGAAACCGCTTAGCAAAACTTCTTCGATTTGAGAC AACAAAATCAGATGGTAAATTGACGTCACTGGATCAATACATATCAAGAATGAGATCAGGACAGAaggatattttttatattactGGAACAAGCAAGGAACAGTTGGAGAAATCTCCATTCCTTGAGAGATTGACAAAGAAGAATTATGAG GTTATTTTTTTCACTGATCCTGTTGATGAATATCTGATGCAATATTTAATGGATTACGaggacaagaaattccaaaatgTATCCAAAGAGGGTCTGAAAATTGGAAAGGATTCGAAAGACAAAGAACTCAAGGAGTCATTCAAGGACCTGACCAAATGGTGGAAGGGTGCTCTGGCCAGTGAGAACGTCGATGATGTGAAGATAAGCAACCGTTTGGCTGACTCGCCATGTGTTgtagtgacatcaaaatatggTTGGAGCTCAAACATGGAAAGGATTATGCAGTCTCAAACGCTATCAGATGCAAATAAGCAAGCTTACATGCGTGGAAAGAGGGTGCTCGAAATTAACCCCCGACACCCTATTATCAAGGAGCTTCGGGAGCTAGTGGTGAAAGATCCTGAG GATGAAAGCGTTAAGCAAACAGCACAACTTGTGTACCAAACCGCCCTTATGGAAAGTGGATTCATACTCAACGATCCAAAGGATTTTGCTAGCCGCATCTACAGTTCAGTGAAAAACAGTCTCAAAATCAGCCCTGACGCAGTAGTCGAGGAGGAAGATGATGTTGAAGAAACTGAGACCGAATCCATTGCAAAAGAAACAGAATCTACTTCCAAGACTGAAGAAGAACCTGAATTTGACTTGAAAGATGAATTGTAG